The following proteins come from a genomic window of Streptomyces liliiviolaceus:
- a CDS encoding response regulator transcription factor, which produces MNPIRLLLVDDDPLVRAGLSFMLGGADDLEIVGEGADGSEVEALVDRTRPDVVLMDIRMPTVDGLVATERLRGREEAPQVIVLTTFHADEQVLRALRAGAAGFVLKDTPPAEILHAVRRVAAGDPVLSPAVTRQLMEQAAGAGPDRRRTGARTRVAVLNDREREVAVAVGRGRSNAEIAAGLFMSVATVKTHVSRILAKLDLNNRVQIALLTYDAGLLEDDDPH; this is translated from the coding sequence ATGAATCCGATCCGTCTCCTCCTCGTCGACGACGACCCGCTGGTCAGAGCCGGCCTCTCCTTCATGCTGGGCGGCGCCGACGACCTGGAGATCGTGGGGGAGGGCGCCGACGGCAGCGAGGTCGAGGCGCTCGTCGACCGTACGCGCCCCGATGTCGTCCTCATGGACATCAGGATGCCGACGGTGGACGGGCTCGTCGCCACGGAACGGCTCCGGGGTCGCGAGGAGGCTCCCCAGGTCATCGTCCTCACCACCTTCCACGCGGACGAACAGGTGCTGCGGGCGCTGCGGGCGGGTGCGGCCGGCTTCGTCCTCAAGGACACTCCGCCCGCGGAGATCCTGCACGCGGTGCGCCGGGTCGCGGCGGGTGACCCCGTGCTGTCGCCCGCCGTGACACGGCAGTTGATGGAACAGGCGGCGGGGGCGGGGCCCGACAGGCGGCGTACTGGTGCGCGTACGCGGGTCGCCGTGCTCAACGACCGTGAACGTGAGGTCGCCGTGGCGGTGGGGCGGGGGCGTTCCAACGCGGAGATCGCGGCGGGGCTGTTCATGAGCGTGGCCACGGTCAAGACCCACGTCTCCCGGATCCTCGCGAAGCTGGACCTCAACAACCGCGTCCAGATCGCGCTGCTGACGTACGACGCGGGCCTCTTGGAGGACGACGACCCTCACTGA
- a CDS encoding sensor histidine kinase: protein MSDIAPLPKPPNPPVRRWFLPSAVTSELDPENTDRKGRPRRTARDWAVDFACFLIAVGVGLLGADQADGDPNIPYALEVVDQLLGAVACAAVWLRRRWPVGLAVAMVPVCFISNTAGGAGLVALFTLAVHRPFKYVAWTGGAQLLLLPFFSWWRPDSELPYLVVVGLGVLLTGAVVGWGMLARSKRQLMLSLRDRARRAETEAALRAEQAQRLAREAIAREMHDVLAHRLTLLSVHAGALEIRPDAPRAEVARASGVIRESAHEALQDLREIIGVLRASGDDADESGRPQPTFGALEGLVSESRDADMKVTLDNRVADAAAVPASVGRTTYRIAQECLTNARKHAPGAEVTITVAGAPGTGLTVSVRNPPPPGDVPHVPGSGQGLIGLTERAVLAGGHLEHGPEGDGGFLVHAWLPWG, encoded by the coding sequence GTGAGTGATATCGCGCCGCTGCCGAAGCCCCCGAACCCTCCGGTGCGCCGGTGGTTTCTGCCGTCGGCCGTCACCTCGGAGCTGGACCCGGAGAACACCGACCGCAAGGGCCGCCCCCGGCGCACCGCGCGGGACTGGGCCGTCGACTTCGCCTGCTTCCTGATCGCCGTCGGGGTGGGCCTGCTCGGCGCGGACCAGGCGGACGGCGACCCGAACATCCCGTACGCCCTGGAGGTCGTCGACCAGTTGCTCGGCGCGGTCGCCTGCGCGGCCGTCTGGCTCAGGCGGCGCTGGCCGGTCGGCCTCGCCGTCGCGATGGTGCCGGTCTGCTTCATCTCCAACACCGCGGGCGGCGCGGGACTGGTCGCCCTGTTCACGCTCGCCGTGCACCGCCCCTTCAAGTACGTCGCCTGGACGGGCGGCGCGCAGCTCCTGCTGCTCCCCTTCTTCTCCTGGTGGCGTCCCGACTCCGAGCTTCCGTACCTGGTGGTCGTCGGTCTCGGCGTGCTGCTGACCGGCGCGGTGGTCGGCTGGGGCATGCTCGCGCGCTCCAAGCGGCAGCTGATGCTGAGTCTGCGCGACCGGGCGCGGCGGGCCGAGACCGAGGCGGCGCTGCGCGCCGAGCAGGCCCAGCGGCTGGCCCGGGAGGCGATCGCGCGCGAGATGCACGACGTCCTCGCCCATCGGCTGACCCTGCTCAGCGTGCACGCCGGAGCGCTGGAGATCCGGCCGGACGCCCCCCGGGCGGAGGTCGCGCGGGCCTCCGGTGTGATCCGTGAGAGCGCGCACGAGGCCCTGCAGGACCTGCGCGAGATCATCGGGGTGCTCCGGGCCTCCGGGGACGACGCCGACGAGTCCGGGCGGCCGCAGCCGACGTTCGGCGCACTGGAGGGGCTGGTCTCCGAGAGCCGTGACGCCGACATGAAGGTCACGCTCGACAACCGGGTCGCCGACGCGGCGGCCGTCCCCGCCTCGGTGGGCCGCACCACGTACCGGATCGCCCAGGAGTGCCTGACCAACGCCCGTAAGCACGCCCCGGGCGCGGAGGTCACGATCACCGTGGCCGGCGCCCCGGGCACCGGTCTCACCGTCTCCGTACGCAATCCGCCGCCGCCCGGCGACGTTCCTCATGTCCCGGGCTCCGGGCAGGGGCTCATCGGTCTCACCGAGCGGGCCGTACTCGCGGGCGGGCACCTGGAACACGGCCCCGAAGGGGACGGCGGCTTCCTGGTGCACGCGTGGCTGCCCTGGGGATGA